The Lutibacter profundi genome includes a region encoding these proteins:
- a CDS encoding DUF4932 domain-containing protein, with product MKKTIFLILLLASLKCIGQKSKLNITIDERIETIYTIAFLDNYFLVNNHDNLYKSKLNSKFKALKNHKAVALFDTLSKKHDFNFNNVTDWVLQFGEFPELNKVREVVNPNSFDESKGDYLIRKFKKELISFNQDSLFQAYLIEVKELNEKVIKQVKQSKSIQYLPAYLEKYYGSELGSYNLILSPLVHSGGFNSKFIADGKIEVYAIIGPNGEIEHIPYFEKGYLEMDMILHEFGHSFVNPLTEKFQDEIATIKEKYYTESLKKDGKTQAYGEWKYLFNELVIRAITIRIANKYFGTEKAKELLNYEKSIGFSLVENIVEILKEYENNREKYSEFSAFYPILIERMK from the coding sequence ATGAAAAAAACTATTTTTCTAATTCTACTTTTAGCTTCATTAAAATGTATCGGACAAAAATCGAAATTAAACATAACAATTGACGAAAGGATAGAGACCATCTATACAATAGCATTTTTAGACAATTACTTTTTAGTCAATAACCACGACAATCTTTACAAATCAAAGCTGAACAGTAAATTTAAAGCACTTAAAAACCATAAGGCAGTAGCTTTGTTTGATACATTATCTAAAAAACACGATTTTAATTTTAATAACGTTACCGATTGGGTGCTACAGTTCGGGGAATTTCCCGAATTGAATAAAGTAAGAGAAGTTGTAAATCCTAACTCTTTTGATGAAAGTAAAGGAGACTATTTAATTAGAAAATTCAAAAAAGAACTTATTTCCTTTAATCAAGATTCATTATTTCAAGCCTATTTAATTGAAGTAAAAGAATTAAATGAGAAAGTAATTAAACAAGTTAAACAATCTAAATCTATTCAATATCTTCCTGCTTATTTAGAAAAATATTACGGAAGTGAATTGGGTTCCTACAATTTAATTCTCTCACCATTAGTTCATTCAGGAGGTTTTAATTCAAAATTCATAGCAGATGGAAAAATTGAAGTTTATGCTATAATTGGACCAAATGGAGAAATTGAACATATCCCATATTTTGAGAAAGGATATCTTGAAATGGATATGATTTTACACGAATTTGGACATTCCTTCGTAAATCCTCTAACGGAAAAATTTCAAGATGAGATAGCAACGATTAAAGAAAAATATTACACCGAAAGTTTAAAAAAAGATGGAAAAACCCAAGCTTATGGAGAATGGAAATATCTATTTAACGAACTCGTAATAAGAGCAATAACAATAAGAATAGCAAATAAATACTTTGGAACAGAAAAGGCTAAAGAACTTTTAAACTACGAAAAATCTATTGGGTTTTCATTAGTAGAAAATATTGTAGAAATTTTAAAAGAATATGAAAATAACAGAGAAAAATATTCGGAATTTAGTGCGTTTTACCCAATTTTAATTGAACGAATGAAATAA
- a CDS encoding IS30 family transposase, translating to MKANKYKRLTLKERVVIETLLQENKTKSYIAKRLNRSRSTITREVNKWGGDYNATLANWSAKDDYLNKRNKDKINTYNRLKIFVYRGLLSGWSPEQISGRIKLKYPNDPVMSISYEAIYMHIYAHRQARLNRKLIALLPYQKSQRRRANAKSKRGVKIKDQTSIDDRPKHIENREEIGHWEGDLVIGKGQQSAIGTLVERKARYTFIVKLKSRKSATVRKGFAKEFNQIAPLFTKSLTYDNGMEMAEHKQFTNHTSMPVYFAHPYSSWERGTNENTNGLIRRFFPKGTDFSKVTEKELKIVQEKLNNRPRKVLGYRTPKEVFYSEIVNHKIKNMMLM from the coding sequence ATGAAAGCAAATAAATATAAGCGACTAACATTAAAAGAACGTGTTGTAATAGAAACCTTATTACAAGAAAACAAGACCAAAAGCTATATCGCAAAAAGACTAAATCGGTCACGTTCTACCATCACCAGAGAAGTCAATAAATGGGGTGGAGATTACAATGCAACTCTTGCAAATTGGTCTGCAAAAGACGATTATTTAAACAAAAGAAATAAGGATAAAATAAACACCTATAATAGACTAAAAATATTCGTTTATCGAGGACTATTAAGCGGTTGGTCACCCGAACAAATTTCAGGTAGAATAAAGCTAAAATATCCAAATGACCCTGTAATGTCTATCTCTTATGAAGCCATTTATATGCATATTTACGCACATCGCCAAGCGCGTTTAAATCGTAAATTGATAGCATTATTACCCTATCAAAAAAGCCAAAGAAGAAGAGCAAATGCTAAGAGTAAAAGAGGTGTAAAAATAAAAGATCAAACCAGTATTGATGATAGACCAAAGCACATCGAAAACAGAGAAGAAATTGGACACTGGGAAGGAGATTTAGTTATCGGAAAAGGACAGCAAAGTGCCATAGGTACTCTAGTTGAGCGAAAAGCACGATATACATTTATTGTAAAACTTAAAAGCAGAAAATCAGCAACCGTTAGAAAAGGTTTTGCTAAAGAGTTTAATCAAATAGCCCCCCTTTTTACAAAGTCTCTAACCTACGATAATGGAATGGAAATGGCAGAGCACAAACAGTTCACAAATCACACATCAATGCCAGTATATTTTGCACATCCATATTCCTCGTGGGAGCGAGGAACCAACGAAAATACAAATGGACTCATTAGACGCTTTTTCCCAAAGGGAACTGACTTTAGTAAGGTAACCGAAAAAGAACTAAAGATAGTGCAGGAAAAGCTAAATAATAGACCAAGAAAAGTACTCGGATATAGAACTCCAAAGGAAGTTTTTTATTCTGAAATAGTAAACCATAAAATTAAAAATATGATGCTAATGTAA
- a CDS encoding integrase core domain-containing protein — protein MPWKETTTMEQKIEFICEWRTGKYTITELCKNFEISRPTAYKLINRFEKQGFEGLKEQSRTPKEHPNATKENIVDGILKLKKKHPRWGAKKINKLLFNDFTENEIPSVVTVHNILKRHGLVCPQKRLRRVKPVYPIFDPKVCNEVWSADYKGKFLMGNKVYCHPLTIADSKSRFLFTAKGHYKETLKYAKAEFTKVFRKYGIPKQLHTDNGSPFGSVRAIQRFTQLSYWFIELGITPVFSDPAHPEQNGRHERMHRDLKAACAKPSAYDLKAQQRRLNHFVKEYNHIRPHEALGMETPASMHNFSTRPFPEKIPNFDYNSNLKILKVTQNGAIRWKSYYWVYLTAALKGKYVGIEDLGNGIWKVFYRDVFLGFFNETQLRNKEKSIRLETNLV, from the coding sequence ATGCCTTGGAAAGAAACAACAACTATGGAACAAAAAATTGAATTTATTTGTGAATGGAGAACTGGAAAATATACCATCACAGAATTATGTAAAAACTTTGAAATCTCAAGACCCACCGCCTATAAGTTAATAAATAGGTTTGAAAAACAAGGTTTTGAAGGCTTAAAAGAGCAATCAAGAACTCCAAAGGAACATCCAAATGCGACAAAGGAAAATATTGTTGATGGGATACTTAAATTAAAGAAAAAACACCCACGCTGGGGAGCTAAAAAAATCAATAAACTATTGTTTAACGATTTTACAGAAAATGAGATCCCCTCGGTGGTTACTGTTCACAACATACTCAAAAGACACGGTTTAGTATGCCCTCAAAAAAGGTTAAGAAGAGTCAAACCTGTATATCCTATTTTTGATCCAAAAGTGTGTAATGAAGTATGGAGTGCAGATTACAAAGGAAAGTTTTTAATGGGTAATAAAGTGTATTGTCACCCACTGACCATTGCTGATTCCAAAAGTAGATTTTTATTCACAGCTAAAGGACATTATAAAGAAACTTTAAAGTACGCAAAGGCTGAATTTACAAAGGTTTTTAGGAAATATGGAATCCCTAAACAACTCCACACAGACAACGGAAGTCCCTTTGGGTCTGTTCGTGCTATTCAACGATTTACACAACTCTCCTATTGGTTTATTGAACTTGGAATTACACCCGTTTTTTCTGACCCAGCACACCCAGAACAAAACGGAAGACACGAACGTATGCATCGCGATTTAAAAGCGGCTTGTGCCAAACCTTCAGCCTATGACTTAAAAGCACAACAAAGACGTTTAAATCACTTTGTAAAAGAATATAATCACATAAGACCTCACGAAGCTTTAGGGATGGAAACACCTGCTTCAATGCATAACTTTTCCACCAGACCTTTTCCTGAAAAAATACCTAACTTTGACTATAATTCAAATCTCAAAATTTTAAAAGTAACTCAAAATGGAGCAATCAGATGGAAGTCGTATTATTGGGTATATTTAACAGCAGCTTTAAAAGGAAAATACGTAGGTATTGAAGATTTAGGTAATGGAATTTGGAAAGTCTTTTATAGAGACGTATTTTTAGGTTTCTTTAATGAAACACAATTAAGAAATAAAGAAAAGTCAATAAGGTTAGAAACTAATTTAGTGTAA
- the metE gene encoding 5-methyltetrahydropteroyltriglutamate--homocysteine S-methyltransferase, which produces MKTHILGYPRIGSKRELKKACEQYWSGKISTDELKKVGADIKNYNWNLQKEAGIDLVTTNDFSYYDQVLDMTLTVNAIPEKYKNLDFKSELDLYFAMARGHQKNNIDVPAMEMTKWFDTNYHYIVPEFKKEQKFNLFSTKVIDEFQEAKKQGIITKPVLIGSVSYLLLGKEKEEGFHRIDLITNLLPVYFEILNQLEKAGAEWIQFDEPFLALDLTDKEKTVIAETYTAIQEKFPKLKIIVATYFEGLQDNLKLAINLPVNTLHIDLVRYPNQLQEVLENAPKNLSISLGIVDGRNVWKNDYQQSLSTIQKAVDMLGKDRVLISTSCSSLHVPCDLENENNEDILTSEIKNWLAFAKQKVNEVVTLKQLFLDDNTENNKKVVAENREAIESKKTSSLINNPEVKYRVTTISDDDAKRKSPFSSRKIIQNKALNLPLYPTTTIGSFPQTKEVRSWRSKFKKEEISQKEYEDLLKKETEKAIRWQEEIDIDVLVHGEFERNDMVEYFGEKLNGFVFTKFGWVQSYGSRCVKPPIIFGDISRPNPMTVKWTSYAQSLTPKLVKGMLTGPVTILQWSFVRNDQERSVTCNQIALAIRDEVKDLENVGIKIIQIDEPAIREGLPLRKSDWQRYLKWAINAFKISSSGINDETQIHTHMCYSEFNDIIQNIADMDADVITIECSRSQMELLDAFADFNYPNEIGPGVYDIHSPRVPNKDEMVLLLNKAKKVIPKELLWVNPDCGLKTRGWDETKKALTEMVTAAKTLREKTVSNTI; this is translated from the coding sequence ATGAAAACACACATTTTAGGCTATCCGCGAATTGGTAGCAAAAGAGAATTAAAGAAAGCCTGCGAACAGTATTGGTCAGGTAAAATTTCAACAGATGAACTAAAAAAAGTAGGAGCTGATATTAAAAACTACAATTGGAACCTTCAAAAAGAAGCAGGTATTGACTTAGTTACTACAAACGATTTTTCGTATTACGATCAAGTTTTAGACATGACACTCACCGTTAATGCTATACCTGAAAAGTATAAAAATCTTGATTTCAAATCGGAACTAGATTTATATTTTGCTATGGCTAGAGGACACCAAAAAAACAACATAGATGTTCCTGCAATGGAAATGACAAAGTGGTTTGATACCAACTATCATTATATTGTTCCTGAATTTAAAAAAGAGCAAAAATTTAATCTATTTTCAACAAAAGTAATCGATGAATTTCAAGAAGCTAAAAAACAAGGAATTATTACAAAACCCGTTCTTATTGGATCTGTTTCTTATTTACTATTAGGAAAAGAAAAAGAAGAAGGTTTTCATAGAATTGATTTAATAACGAATCTGTTACCAGTTTATTTTGAAATTTTAAACCAGTTAGAAAAAGCAGGTGCTGAGTGGATTCAATTTGATGAACCTTTTTTAGCTCTAGATTTAACCGATAAAGAAAAAACCGTAATAGCTGAAACTTATACGGCTATTCAAGAAAAATTTCCAAAACTTAAAATTATCGTTGCCACCTATTTTGAAGGCTTACAAGATAACTTGAAGTTAGCAATTAACCTTCCTGTAAACACATTACATATTGACTTAGTGAGATACCCAAATCAATTACAAGAAGTGTTAGAAAATGCACCCAAAAACCTATCAATATCATTAGGTATTGTGGATGGTAGAAATGTATGGAAAAATGATTATCAGCAATCATTATCTACAATACAAAAAGCCGTAGATATGTTAGGAAAGGATAGAGTGTTAATAAGCACAAGTTGCTCTTCACTTCATGTTCCTTGTGATTTGGAAAATGAAAATAATGAAGACATATTAACTTCAGAAATAAAAAATTGGCTTGCCTTTGCAAAACAAAAGGTAAATGAAGTTGTTACTTTAAAGCAATTATTTTTAGATGATAATACGGAAAATAATAAAAAAGTAGTCGCAGAAAATCGTGAAGCTATCGAAAGCAAAAAAACATCTAGCTTAATAAATAATCCAGAAGTTAAATATAGAGTTACTACCATTTCTGATGATGATGCAAAACGAAAAAGTCCATTTTCATCTCGTAAAATCATACAAAATAAAGCATTAAATCTCCCATTGTATCCTACTACAACTATTGGTTCTTTTCCGCAAACAAAAGAGGTCCGTTCTTGGAGAAGTAAATTTAAAAAAGAAGAAATTAGCCAAAAAGAATATGAAGACTTACTAAAAAAAGAAACGGAAAAAGCCATTCGTTGGCAAGAAGAAATTGACATTGATGTACTTGTTCACGGAGAGTTTGAACGTAATGACATGGTGGAATATTTTGGTGAAAAACTAAATGGATTTGTCTTTACAAAATTTGGTTGGGTACAAAGTTATGGTAGTAGATGTGTAAAACCCCCTATCATTTTTGGAGATATTTCACGTCCAAATCCGATGACCGTAAAATGGACAAGTTATGCACAAAGTTTAACCCCTAAATTAGTAAAAGGGATGCTCACCGGTCCTGTAACTATTTTACAGTGGAGTTTTGTAAGAAATGACCAAGAGCGTTCTGTTACTTGTAATCAAATTGCATTAGCCATAAGAGATGAAGTGAAAGACCTAGAAAATGTTGGAATTAAAATCATTCAAATTGATGAGCCCGCTATTAGAGAAGGTTTGCCATTGCGAAAATCCGATTGGCAACGCTATCTAAAATGGGCAATCAATGCTTTTAAAATATCATCTTCAGGAATTAATGATGAAACTCAAATACACACACACATGTGTTATTCTGAGTTTAATGATATCATCCAAAATATTGCAGATATGGATGCTGATGTGATAACCATTGAATGTTCTCGTTCGCAAATGGAATTATTAGATGCTTTTGCTGATTTTAATTACCCGAATGAAATTGGACCTGGAGTTTATGACATACACTCTCCAAGAGTTCCTAATAAAGATGAAATGGTTTTATTGCTCAACAAAGCAAAAAAAGTTATTCCTAAAGAACTACTTTGGGTAAATCCTGATTGTGGTTTAAAAACAAGAGGTTGGGATGAAACCAAAAAAGCCTTAACCGAAATGGTAACTGCAGCTAAAACTTTAAGAGAGAAAACAGTTTCAAATACCATTTAA
- a CDS encoding acyl-CoA thioesterase — protein MTIQERIEKSETRLFKAVFPNTTNHYDTLFGGTSLYLMDEVAFITATRFSRQKMVTVSSNKIDFTKPIPAGTIIELVGKVSHIGNTSLRVEVNIYIEQMYSYKKEHAICGEFTFVAINDKKEPMKIMR, from the coding sequence ATGACAATACAAGAAAGAATAGAAAAGTCTGAAACAAGGTTATTTAAAGCTGTTTTTCCAAATACCACAAATCATTATGATACACTTTTTGGAGGAACTTCTTTATACCTAATGGATGAAGTTGCTTTCATTACAGCAACAAGATTTAGTAGGCAAAAAATGGTCACAGTAAGTAGTAACAAAATAGACTTTACCAAGCCCATACCTGCTGGCACAATAATAGAACTTGTTGGTAAAGTATCGCATATCGGAAATACAAGCCTAAGAGTAGAAGTTAATATTTACATAGAACAAATGTATAGTTACAAAAAAGAACACGCTATTTGTGGAGAGTTTACTTTTGTGGCTATTAATGATAAAAAAGAACCTATGAAAATTATGAGATAA